The DNA sequence AGACTGCGGCATCGCGGGGTATATGTCCAAGATTCAAGGGCTACGCTCGTTACTGACCATTTACCAAAACATACTGAGGGAGCCCCTTGTGGGATATTCCAAATGTTTCCAACTGTACCCCTCAGGCAAAATCACCCAATTATCATGATCAAGATCCACGTAGTAGATACCGACGGCTCCGCTCGTACGCTAGAAATGGAAGCCAATCCATCTAGCAACTTGATGGAGATTCTGACTGAGGAAAACTTCGATGTGCCTGCCATCTGCGGCGGAGTTGCCAGCTGCGGTACTTGCCACATCACGGTAAAGGAAGGGATCGAAAAGCTTTCCAAGCCGGAGGATGACGAGGAGTTCATGCTCGACAGCCTTCCAAACTTGACTGACAATAGCCGATTGGCTTGTCAGGTTCCCTTGACGGAAGATGTGGATGG is a window from the Pontibacter sp. G13 genome containing:
- a CDS encoding 2Fe-2S iron-sulfur cluster-binding protein, whose product is MIKIHVVDTDGSARTLEMEANPSSNLMEILTEENFDVPAICGGVASCGTCHITVKEGIEKLSKPEDDEEFMLDSLPNLTDNSRLACQVPLTEDVDGLSIVVLGDNA